Proteins from a single region of Bogoriella caseilytica:
- a CDS encoding enoyl-CoA hydratase/isomerase family protein: protein MTEEPLPSDADAADGASELLLTTIDGPVGWLTLQREGKLNALSRELLLALEAALTDLESDPAVRVVVLTGAGTRAFSAGADLKEVKGTEPAAFLAANLIGHRVFDRVRHSPLPVIAAINGLAAGGGLELALACDLRLAVTDARLGLPEVTVGVVPGWGGTWRLAEAVGAARARELILTGELIEADAAARLGLVSDVLPDGEALRRRAQGLGERMAGHSAEALARAKVLLGAGENPAALHATAESGSVAALLGTTSFAHATRRF, encoded by the coding sequence ATGACTGAGGAACCTCTCCCCTCCGATGCCGATGCGGCCGACGGCGCCTCCGAGCTGCTCCTGACCACAATCGACGGACCGGTGGGCTGGCTGACCCTGCAGCGCGAGGGCAAGCTCAATGCGCTCAGTCGAGAACTGCTGCTCGCGCTCGAGGCCGCTCTCACCGACCTCGAGTCCGATCCTGCTGTTCGCGTGGTGGTCCTCACCGGCGCCGGCACACGTGCCTTCAGTGCGGGTGCCGACCTCAAGGAGGTCAAGGGCACCGAGCCTGCTGCCTTCCTTGCGGCGAACCTGATCGGGCATCGTGTCTTCGACCGTGTCCGGCACAGCCCTCTCCCGGTGATCGCGGCGATCAACGGCCTTGCTGCCGGTGGAGGACTCGAACTGGCTCTCGCCTGTGATCTCCGGTTGGCCGTCACCGACGCGCGGCTCGGGTTGCCGGAGGTCACTGTTGGGGTGGTGCCTGGCTGGGGCGGAACCTGGCGTTTGGCCGAGGCGGTGGGGGCAGCGCGTGCCCGCGAGCTGATCCTCACCGGTGAGCTGATCGAGGCCGACGCGGCGGCGCGCCTCGGTCTCGTGAGCGATGTGCTTCCCGACGGGGAGGCGCTGCGCCGGCGTGCCCAGGGGCTCGGTGAGCGGATGGCCGGGCACAGTGCCGAGGCGCTCGCCCGCGCCAAGGTGCTACTCGGGGCCGGGGAGAACCCGGCCGCACTGCACGCCACCGCCGAGTCCGGCTCGGTGGCCGCCTTGCTCGGCACCACCTCCTTTGCCCACGCCACACGCCGTTTCTGA
- a CDS encoding TRAP transporter large permease, with protein MGALTVLIAIVLIFLLASSLRVPVAFGLILACLPFVFLHQRLSLEVFVQRMYAGLDSFVLLAVPFFILAATIMIASGVTDRLIDLARMLVGWIRGGLGIVNVGTSIGFSGMSGSSTADVAGTGSVLIPQMVKRGYPAGFAVGITAASAVISTVIPPSIQLIVWGSLTNTSIGALFLGGIVPGLMIGVGLMVAAYVVARRNGYPREKSFNLRAAAVAFVRALPPLGIVVIVLGGFRLGWVTATEAALLAVAYALFLALVVYRTVSLRQLGGVFVSASKMTSLALFALAAASVLAYVLTLYQVPQLFRGMVDVVPGWALLGVIVLILFVIGLFMDALPAMAIMIPVLGPAVVAAGIDPVHYGIIAVMTLALGLITPPVGLCLLVASSIGKISVVQAIRPLMPFFLVLLIVIALCAAFPQIVLFLPELLG; from the coding sequence ATGGGTGCGCTGACCGTCCTCATCGCGATCGTCCTGATCTTCCTACTGGCGAGTTCGCTCCGGGTCCCGGTGGCCTTCGGGTTGATCCTGGCGTGCCTGCCCTTCGTCTTCCTCCATCAGCGGTTGAGCCTGGAGGTCTTCGTCCAACGAATGTATGCGGGTCTGGACTCCTTCGTTCTGCTGGCCGTGCCCTTCTTCATCCTGGCGGCCACCATCATGATCGCCTCCGGGGTGACCGATCGGCTGATCGACTTGGCGCGCATGCTCGTCGGCTGGATCCGCGGCGGACTCGGCATCGTCAATGTCGGAACCTCCATTGGGTTCTCCGGAATGTCGGGTTCCTCCACCGCCGACGTGGCCGGCACGGGCTCGGTGCTGATCCCGCAGATGGTCAAGCGGGGGTACCCGGCCGGCTTCGCCGTCGGCATCACCGCCGCCTCGGCGGTGATCAGCACCGTGATCCCGCCGAGCATCCAGCTGATCGTGTGGGGCTCGCTCACCAACACCTCGATCGGTGCCCTCTTCCTGGGCGGCATCGTGCCGGGGCTGATGATCGGCGTCGGTCTGATGGTCGCTGCCTACGTGGTGGCGAGGCGGAACGGGTACCCGCGGGAGAAGTCCTTCAACCTGCGCGCCGCCGCCGTCGCCTTCGTGCGAGCGCTTCCGCCGCTGGGCATCGTGGTGATCGTCCTGGGTGGCTTCCGGCTGGGATGGGTCACCGCCACCGAGGCTGCGCTGCTCGCCGTGGCCTACGCCCTGTTCCTGGCGCTGGTGGTCTACCGCACCGTCTCGCTCCGGCAGCTGGGTGGGGTGTTCGTCTCCGCCTCGAAGATGACGTCACTGGCGCTCTTCGCGCTCGCTGCCGCGTCAGTCCTCGCCTACGTGCTCACGCTCTACCAGGTGCCGCAGCTCTTCCGCGGCATGGTCGACGTGGTCCCGGGATGGGCCCTGCTCGGGGTGATCGTGCTGATCCTCTTCGTGATCGGGCTCTTCATGGATGCCCTGCCGGCCATGGCGATCATGATCCCGGTGCTCGGCCCGGCTGTGGTGGCTGCGGGGATCGATCCTGTGCACTACGGGATCATCGCTGTGATGACCCTGGCCCTGGGCTTGATCACCCCGCCGGTCGGCCTGTGTCTCCTGGTGGCCTCCTCCATCGGGAAGATCTCTGTGGTCCAAGCCATCAGACCACTCATGCCGTTCTTCCTCGTGCTGCTGATCGTGATCGCGCTCTGTGCGGCCTTCCCGCAGATCGTGCTCTTCCTCCCCGAATTGCTGGGCTGA